The nucleotide window AAAGCAATTTTACCCATGATTTTGGGATCATTAACTAATGGATAGAAATAGTCAACAGTTTGTACGAGATAATAGTTTTTGTGCCGTGCCAAAGGTATGACAGCACAATCCATTCCAGAACCAATAAATCCATCTttgtcttttttgttttcatcatGCGCAACTTTATGTAAAATGTCTGTTTCCTGGAGGTACTTGTTGAGTGCCTCTTCAGGCAGCTTACAACCTCATCCTCTTAAAGTCGAAAAATTGGTCAGACGAAAGTCTTTAGAAAGTCCGTGATCAGTAGGATTAAACATAATAGCGTGCTTggctattaatttttattttttttttgctggtgaatggaaattaaaatttaacttaaaatgtAAGGTTAAAActgtttgcttattttattattagctTATCGCTTgcacaaattatttacaaaaagatTTTTAAAATCTATTGTGAGCAGTGTTGTTTGCATTCTCAATGATATTAGGCATGTTCGTAATAGACTATCTAGCAATTAAGCGACAGCAACTTCAAAGGTTATTTtcgaagaaatataaatattctcacagaaagaaatatataaaaatatctgataAAAGAATTATTACTGAGTAGAGTAAGCTTCCACTGGCTAAATGTCTCTTGATGAATTTATAAAAGGGGTGAAACTGTTTCCAACCCTTCCGCTTCACAGCGTGTGGATGCTATCCTCAACAGTCGTTACATATATAAGTGCTTTTTGGTCCAccctttaaaattaattcagcTAGTTGAAAGATGCTAGTTTCTATAAGCATTCATGaacttatattttcgaaattctaagaaataaaaaaggctATTCTGTTAATTAAAATCTATTGGAAGCGTTGCAAATTAAATCAATTGTACTTTAATTTAGATGAAATACAATTACAATCAATGCTTGTAAATACAACTCTGGCTGAATAACTCGCTTTGCGAATTCGTTACTTTCCAAttcgttattttttattgtgcaTTTTCTCTGCTTCTGCTGAGGTAAGCCTCGTTTACAAGTACAGTTGTTGAGCAAATTCATTACGAatttgaagtgaagtgaaacGGTGAGTTCTGTTTTGTGGCTTGTCTTTTgattgtgaaatttattttaaaaagttttgattAAAAGTACTGTGTTCTCAATATTTTCAAGGTAAGTTAATATAGcttaatattttgaagaaagtgCAACAAATTATTGGTACaatacaaatgtaaaataattaataatttcaacaatGCTACAAGCAAACCTGTTAGCGTTGCGAATTCGTCATAGCATTTAGGCATACATGCATATTGGCGCCAAATTTATTATTGATGCCTTCATCTTGTATGTGATTTTAATTGCTGAGATCATTTTGTTTATaggaaaaaaatgtgtttttcgcATTGGAATTTTGTTGAAAAGTTGAGAAACTAGATATAAAGTCATTATATCATAGAACAGTGCTAAATGAAAGTTTTTTTGCACCCATCTGTACTGTTGTATGCAAAATTTCGATTGTGGCCACATCGTTTGCTGGTAGCAACTCAGTGGCTTTAAATACGACAGTCAAACAAGCTATTCTcgaaatagaattataaagtcTGACTTAACGGCTTCGTTAGCGCAAAAACTCTAGGTAATGATATGAATGAACTCGAGTATCATAAACTATTCAGTAAACCAAAAATtatcttaaacaaaaaatgcaatagcttaaaatttaaaaatattagaactcTAAATCAAACGTATTCAAAAGGAGTATATTTCACTTCATACCACATTTAACGCATTAAATTTTGCTATAGATAATTTCCTATAACAAACCGACATTAAATTGTTTATCCTCCAATTTATTGTTTTCTCCATTTTCCACTCATGTTCATCACAATGCATACCTGTGCTTCTGCAAAATTGCCGCCATTGCGTAAAGTCATTTGTTTTCATCTTTTGTATATCCTATTTTTCTGATTCGGCTTCACTCTACtcgttgtgttgttattgtcacCCCATATGTTACTGCTTTCTCATATTTGCCTATCAGAGTATATGCATATGCGTGTAATTCGCTACCTATAATGTACCGGCAGAGGTAAAGTAACGAGTAAACAGGCAATAAAACAGTTCAGTGGCAGTGCAGTCAGCAGCGCTGTTGACGCAACTTCAACTGCAAGGCAAAATCGACATTGTCAGCATATGCCATAGTACAGTTGAAATTAAGGATTGCAAAGGAAAGGTTTATTAAATTCTAACTTCGTCTggtgagaaattaaaaaaaaattataaagtatattttatctatatattaCCTGGAGTTATGCAATTGTTTTATAGTGCattaattattaaagaaaaatcattTAGTGTTAGCGTGCATTTAAAAAGATAATTCAGCAACATTTGCGTGTGTCTCACGAAAGTGTTTGAAgcctaaaattatttgaaaacgcGCGCTATTTATATGTTTAGCTTTACTTGAAGCATCTATATTAAAttgtatatcaaataaaaatcgaCGTTTCCACGCTTGGTGCGTTTCGGAAGAAAGTTTATATGAATGCTGCTGTATATAGTGTACCCTCAGAATTATTTGTGTTTCAGCTGCTACATTATAATTTCTTaactactttatttaatatataaattatgaatatatcatataattaattaatatatttttatttccagaCACAAtctgaaaaattgagttttaattCATACATCACCTactaaagacaaaaaaaaaacagtaaatatGTCTGATAAACCAAAGCGTCCTCTATCCGCATACATGATCTGGCTCAACAGCGCACGCGATCAAATTAAGCGCGAAAATCCCGGCATTAAAGTGACTGAAGTCGCGAAAAAGGGTGGAGAATTATGGCGTGCAATGAAGGACAAATCGGTGAGTTGTGAAAAAATTTCGTAATTgtaagaaattgaaatttaatttttattaattgtattttctGACTCTGATAGGAATGGGAAGCAAAAGCGGCTCAGGCTAAGGAGAATTACGAAGATGCCGTAAGAGAATTCGAAGCGAATGGAGGTAGCACAGCAAATGGCACCACCAAGAAGCGTGGTAAGGCGGCGAAAAAGCCCGCCAAAAAGAGCAAGAAGCAAGAGtctgaagatgaagatgatgagGAGGATGAAGAAAGCGATTAATTTTAGTTGAAATACTGAATTAATTATAGCAAACACATACTTTCAATATACACTAAAAGGACCAGCTTGCCCATCTGTAACCATCTTTACATATTTTCGCACAACACATTTATATTCATATGGTATATGTcgtaaaatagttcatttttttaaaacaaaatttcaagaacatcaaaaaacagtaaaaagaaaaatacatttatgatATGAAAAGTCTTTAGTTGTAGAAAAAGTAATATGCAAAGTAACGTAAagaaattgcatttaatttaatattatatacttaaataaaaaaaaaaacttgtaaattgaatgaaaatgcaTAGTTACATTAATATAAGTGATTGTCGAAGTCgtgaaaaaaagaataaaatgtaCTATTATATATGTGACTGAATTTACATATACTTAACATATTACATAAGAGGTTGTATTAATGCGAATTAGGGTGCTTCACTGAGTCAAGGGCTATTTGTGCGTATAGCTAGTTATGACACCATTTTGTTGGAATGGTGCATGACTATTAAATTCCAGGTTTGCAAGGATTTCAATGATGTAGATGTCAAAATATACAATAGGTTAGTATTGTTGCAACTAATTAGAAATTGCGCACCCAAAGTCAAGTTGTAAATTGATTCGCCATGTTTGACTGCGAATCGAGCTAGTAAATATAGTAAAGAAAAGTGAAATCATATCAAACTCGGATCATATAATTTAGgcgaagaaaatatttgttgctATCTTACTAATAATAAGTTAAAAGCAATGTGAGACTAGAAGACACCGCAGAATTGGTTACAACATCTTGAGAACATGTTTGACAATAATATAGAGGCAACTGAACGAGTAAGCTCAAACGTTTATATCCAAAACAAGATCGGTACGAAAGTCACTATCTTAAATGCGTGaaactttgtttatatttcaaaaaagatAAAGCTGCAATTGTATATAGAATCGATTGTCGTAGTAAAGTTGCTATTTGCGCTCTAACATCAATCACTtggtttattttcaatattaaatatgaaagtaacaaaacacaatatttgatttataaatacgTTTCCAGCCTCTTTATAAAGcaatgtactttaattaattaatgttttcGTGGATAATACCTTTAAAATCGTATTTCGCGTATTCTGTTAAGTCACAATTGTTGTATAGATCCgcacttttattaaataataaacaagttaACATAGACAACGTACTGCATATTTTTTCTAACTAGTTTCATTTCTTCTTTCATGTTTAACATATTTaacaataatatggcattagAGTAGAAattattgtaatgaaattttataaatagaaatagaCGCATATAAATACTAGTAAAATTAAAGGTCAGCGTTTGTATGCATgcaattcttaaaatttaaataaagtaagAATATCAGAAATAAatcacataaaataattttttccactATTCTTATTAGAAATTGacgctatttttttttatgtatatgtataaatgtataggcaaatatcgaaataaacataaatatttagctCAGCAAAGCAGCTGCTTTTCAAATATGTTATGTAGTGGTATTTTCCGCTCAAGTTATGCTTTCTTtatagtttttcaatatttttattttacttcgaTACAGGCTcatattaacaattattttatattgaaataatttaggctaaatcaaatcaaatgttCGTAGGTTTACAagtttaaattcaaatacaCACTTTCTATATtgctacaaatataaaaataaaaccaaaaaaaaaaaaaaaaacattgtgtTAATATAGAAATTAGCATTAGCGCATACTTACACTATCACCCCCAACCAATAACATTTTCACGTAACTCTTAAACCCCAAAAAATTTCAACGActtgcaaaatttcaataaaatgcgtCGTTTAGCGCGCACTAATGCTCTCCTCGGTTGTATGCGTGTTATGTacttaatataaaattcaattacgATTTAGCCAGAAGACAGCCTTCAATACGAAATACGCTAATCCCAAACAATACACGATTTTTTCGCGTTGCAGACGCTGTTCGTTACTGATTTCAATGTTCAATACGCGACGATTTAGTTTGGCTAATTGCCGACGTAAATAGAGGATCTCTTCATGTGGTGTCAGCTCGCCCATAGGTGTACCTTCGCGATGGCTGACAATTGatgtgtcattgttgttgtataccaattgctgcgaacgttTGCTGGCACCACCTGTAGTCAACTGGAAcgagacaaaaataaaaatgatataaatGAATCTTACTAAAAACTTGGTCAGCGTACCAGCAAATCTTTTAAAGGGACTGTTTTCAAAGCATTTAACATTTCACAGTTTGTTTACTGTTTGGCAAATCGATAAAATGTCTTCTtagcaaaatatattgaataattcttttaataatgtctttaattttcacaatgaatttgtttgaaattttgtgttgagCAATCTTGTGGTTCTATACACTcaacaagtatttttttttcagtcaaaaatagtttttttttagtactaaaaattgttaaatgtttaattaattattaaataataaatgtttcaaaGTTAAACCGcacatttgtataaatttatttatataatgtgtCACAGTGTTGTTGTGATTACATTACTTGAcaatttattgtttacttttatgTCAAACTTACTTGTGAGTCAGATTCCACAGAATTGGAGTCAGTGGGATGAAAACCGACTTGTGCATGGCCTATACCGTTAGCGCGCACATAAGGAGGTGGACGTGTATCATCGTCATCATCGTAATCGCCATCTTCAAAGTCAGCACCATCATCATATCGATGTGGTGAACTCTCCTCCGAAGCAGATGGGAAATGGTGTTCATTCAGTGTGATAACACGAGGTGGTGTCTGTACACGTACCATGCTCACCGTTGGGTTCTTTGGTAGAATTGAGTTTTCCAGTTGTATTTCTCGTGGTGCTGAGCGTGTCTCGAGATGTTGATTATGACCTAATACCACTATACGATCTGGTACGTTCATGTCAATTTTATCGTGATAATTCCACGAATTAATTAAACCATTTTGATTGGATAAAAGTAAATCTTCGTCAGAGAATTCTCCTGTTGCTTTAATGCGCTTAGGAACACGcattttgtcatttatttcatgtgcaaattttgcttcattataaataacgggtgatttttttgaggttaggattttcatgcattagtatagggtgatttttttgaggttaggattttcatgcattagtatttgacagatcacgtgggatttcagacatggtgtcaaagagaaagatgctcagtatgctttgacatttcatcatgaatagacttactaacgagcaacgcttgcaaatcattgaattttattaccaaaatcagtgttcggttcgaaatgtgaaatccgcttttttatcgacaaattttgttcagcgatgaggctcatttctggttgaatggctacgtaaataagcaaaatttccgcatttggggtgaagagcaaccagaagccgttcaagaactgcccatgcatcccgaaaaatgcactgtttggtgtggtttgtacgctggtggaatcattggaccgtattttttcaaagatgctgttggacgcaacgttacggtgaatggcgatcgctatcgttcgatgctaacaaactttttgttgccaaaaatggaagaactgaacttggttgacatgtggtttcaacaagatggcgctacatgccacacagctcgcgattctatggccattttgagggaaaacttcggagaacaattcatctcaagaaatggacccgtaagttggccaccaagatcatgcgatttaacgcctttagactattttttgtggggctacgtcaagtctaaagtctacagaaataagccagcaactattccagctttggaagacaacatttccgaagaaattcgggctattccggccgaaatgctcgaaaaagttgcccaaaattggactttccgaatggaccacctaagacgcagccgcggtcaacatttaaatgaaattatcttcaaaaagtaaatgtcatgaaccaatctaacgtttcaaataaagaaccgatgagattttgcaaattttatgcgttttttttttttttaaaagttatcaagctcttaaaaaatcaccctttatttgacagatcacgtgggatttcagacatggtgtcaaagagaaagatgctcagtatgctttgacatttcatcatgaatagacttactaacgagcaacgcttgcaaatcattgaattttattaccaaaatcagtgttcggttcgaaatgtgtttcgcgctttacgtccgatttatggtctacataatcgaccaagtgagcaaacaattaatgcgattgtgaccaagtttcgcactcagtttactttattggacattaaaccaaccacacgaatgcgtacagtgtgtacagaagagaatattgcgtctgtttctgagagtgtggctgaagaccgtgaaatgtcgattcgtcgccgttcgcagcaattgggtttgtgttattcgaccacatggaagattttacgcaaagatcttggtgtaaaaccgtataaattTATGTCTGATAAACCAAAGCGTCCTCTATCCGCATACATGATCTGGCTCAACAGCGCACGCGATCAAATTAAGCGCGAAAATCCCGGCATTAAAGTGACTGAAGTCGCGAAAAAGGGTGGAGAATTATGGCGTGCAATGAAGGACAAATCGGTGAGTTGTGAAAAAATTTCGTAATTgtaagaaattgaaatttaatttttattaattgtattttctGACTCTGATAGGAATGGGAAGCAAAAGCGGCTCAGGCTAAGGAGAATTACGAAGATGCCGTAAGAGAATTCGAAGCGAATGGAGGTAGCACAGCAAATGGCACCACCAAGAAGCGTGGTAAGGCGGCGAAAAAGCCCGCCAAAAAGAGCAAGAAGCAAGAGtctgaagatgaagatgatgagGAGGATGAAGAAAGCGATTAATTTTAGTTGAAATACTGAATTAATTATAGCAAACACATACTTTCAATATACACTAAAAGGACCAGCTTGCCCATCTGTAACCATCTTTACATATTTTCGCACAACACATTTATATTCATATGGTATATGTcgtaaaatagttcatttttttaaaacaaaatttcaagaacatcaaaaaacagtaaaaagaaaaatacatttatgatATGAAAAGTCTTTAGTTGTAGAAAAAGTAATATGCAAAGTAACGTAAagaaattgcatttaatttaatattatatacttaaataaaaaaaaaaacttgtaaattgaatgaaaatgcaTAGTTACATTAATATAAGTGATTGTCGAAGTCgtgaaaaaaagaataaaatgtaCTATTATATATGTGACTGAATTTACATATACTTAACATATTACATAAGAGGTTGTATTAATGCGAATTAGGGTGCTTCACTGAGTCAAGGGCTATTTGTGCGTATAGCTAGTTATGACACCATTTTGTTGGAATGGTGCATGACTATTAAATTCCAGGTTTGCAAGGATTTCAATGATGTAGATGTCAAAATATACAATAGGTTAGTATTGTTGCAACTAATTAGAAATTGCGCACCCAAAGTCAAGTTGTAAATTGATTCGCCATGTTTGACTGCGAATCGAGCTAGTAAATATAGTAAAGAAAAGTGAAATCATATCAAACTCGGATCATATAATTTAGgcgaagaaaatatttgttgctATCTTACTAATAATAAGTTAAAAGCAATGTGAGACTAGAAGACACCGCAGAATTGGTTACAACATCTTGAGAACATGTTTGACAATAATATAGAGGCAACTGAACGAGTAAGCTCAAACGTTTATATCCAAAACAAGATCGGTACGAAAGTCACTATCTTAAATGCGTGaaactttgtttatatttcaaaaaagatAAAGCTGCAATTGTATATAGAATCGATTGTCGTAGTAAAGTTGCTATTTGCGCTCTAACATCAATCACTtggtttattttcaatattaaatatgaaagtaacaaaacacaatatttgatttataaatacgTTTCCAGCCTCTTTATAAAGcaatgtactttaattaattaatgttttcGTGGATAATACCTTTAAAATCGTATTTCGCGTATTCTGTTAAGTCACAATTGTTGTATAGATCCgcacttttattaaataataaacaagttaACATAGACAACGTACTGCATATTTTTTCTAACTAGTTTCATTTCTTCTTTCATGTTTAACATATTTaacaataatatggcattagAGTAGAAattattgtaatgaaattttataaatagaaatagaCGCATATAAATACTAGTAAAATTAAAGGTCAGCGTTTGTATGCATgcaattcttaaaatttaaataaagtaagAATATCAGAAATAAatcacataaaataattttttccactATTCTTATTAGAAATTGacgctatttttttttatgtatatgtataaatgtataggcaaatatcgaaataaacataaatatttagctCAGCAAAGCAGCTGCTTTTCAAATATGTTATGTAGTGGTATTTTCCGCTCAAGTTATGCTTTCTTtatagtttttcaatatttttattttacttcgaTACAGGCTcatattaacaattattttatattgaaataatttaggctaaatcaaatcaaatgttCGTAGGTTTACAagtttaaattcaaatacaCACTTTCTATATtgctacaaatataaaaataaaaccaaaaaaaaaaaaaaaaacattgtgtTAATATAGAAATTAGCATTAGCGCATACTTACACTATCACCCCCAACCAATACCATTTTCACGTAACTCTTAAACCCCAAAAAATTTCAACGActtgcaaaatttcaataaaatgcgtCGTTTAGCGCGCACTAATGCTCTCCTCGGTTGTATGCGTGTTATGTacttaatataaaattcaattacgATTTAGCCAGAAGACAGCCTTCAATACGAAATACGCTAATCCCAAACAATACACGATTTTTTCGCGTTGCAGACGCTGTTCGTTACTGATTTCAATGTTCAATACGCGACGATTTAGTTTGGCTAATTGCCGACGTAAATAGAGGATCTCTTCATGTGGTGTCAGCTCGCCCATAGGTGTACCTTCGCGATGGCTGACAATTGatgtgtcattgttgttgtataccaattgctgcgaacgttTGCTGGCACCACCTGTAGTCAACTGGAAcgagacaaaaataaaaatgatataaatGAATCTTACTAAAAACTTGGTCAGCGTACCAGCAAATCTTTTAAAGGGACTGTTTTCAAAGCATTTAACATTTCACAGTTTGTTTACTGTTTGGCAAATCGATAAAATGTCTTCTtagcaaaatatattgaataattcttttaataatgtctttaattttcacaatgaatttgtttgaaattttgtgttgagCAATCTTGTGGTTCTATACACTcaacaagtatttttttttcagtcaaaaatagtttttttttagtactaaaaattgttaaatgtttaattaattattaaataataaatgtttcaaaGTTAAACCGcacatttgtataaatttatttatataatgtgtC belongs to Zeugodacus cucurbitae isolate PBARC_wt_2022May chromosome 6, idZeuCucr1.2, whole genome shotgun sequence and includes:
- the LOC128919750 gene encoding transport and Golgi organization protein 11 isoform X2; its protein translation is MLNALKTVPLKDLLLTTGGASKRSQQLVYNNNDTSIVSHREGTPMGELTPHEEILYLRRQLAKLNRRVLNIEISNEQRLQREKIVYCLGLAYFVLKAVFWLNRN
- the LOC128919750 gene encoding transport and Golgi organization protein 11 isoform X1, with translation MKILTSKKSPVIYNEAKFAHEINDKMRVPKRIKATGEFSDEDLLLSNQNGLINSWNYHDKIDMNVPDRIVVLGHNQHLETRSAPREIQLENSILPKNPTVSMVRVQTPPRVITLNEHHFPSASEESSPHRYDDGADFEDGDYDDDDDTRPPPYVRANGIGHAQVGFHPTDSNSVESDSQLTTGGASKRSQQLVYNNNDTSIVSHREGTPMGELTPHEEILYLRRQLAKLNRRVLNIEISNEQRLQREKIVYCLGLAYFVLKAVFWLNRN
- the LOC128922479 gene encoding FACT complex subunit SSRP1-like: MNRLTNEQRLQIIEFYYQNQCSVRNVFRALRPIYGLHNRPSEQTINAIVTKFRTQFTLLDIKPTTRMRTVCTEENIASVSESVAEDREMSIRRRSQQLGLCYSTTWKILRKDLGVKPYKFMSDKPKRPLSAYMIWLNSARDQIKRENPGIKVTEVAKKGGELWRAMKDKSEWEAKAAQAKENYEDAVREFEANGGSTANGTTKKRGKAAKKPAKKSKKQESEDEDDEEDEESD
- the LOC128922480 gene encoding uncharacterized protein LOC128922480 produces the protein MHPEKCTVWCGLYAGGIIGPYFFKDAVGRNVTVNGDRYRSMLTNFLLPKMEELNLVDMWFQQDGATCHTARDSMAILRENFGEQFISRNGPVSWPPRSCDLTPLDYFLWGYVKSKVYRNKPATIPALEDNISEEIRAIPAEMLEKVAQNWTFRMDHLRRSRGQHLNEIIFKK
- the LOC105214008 gene encoding high mobility group protein D; amino-acid sequence: MSDKPKRPLSAYMIWLNSARDQIKRENPGIKVTEVAKKGGELWRAMKDKSEWEAKAAQAKENYEDAVREFEANGGSTANGTTKKRGKAAKKPAKKSKKQESEDEDDEEDEESD